A single Methanocaldococcus bathoardescens DNA region contains:
- a CDS encoding GTPase, producing MRYKKVPVKKIVNKIIDECDVILLVLDARDPEMTRNRELEKKIKAKGKKLIYVLNKADLVPKDILERWKKIFGENTVFVSAKRRLGTKILREMIKKSLKEMGKKEGKVGIVGYPNVGKSSIINALTGKRKALTGSVAGLTKGEQWVKLTKNIKLMDTPGVLEMRDEDDLVISGALRLEKVENPIPPALKILSRIDNFDNSIIKEYFGVDYEKVDEELLKKIGNKRGYLTKGGEVDLIRTAKTVIKEYQDGKLNYYKVDLKKYGQDRDRDISFITKHLKDFPFIEDAKMIITHLKDFDELYKKIKKPVLGFEEIDGNIVVISFGEKTRDACRKKVENLCKEKDIEIFSKFGDKIGANNIYVAVGKAK from the coding sequence ATGAGATACAAGAAAGTGCCAGTAAAAAAGATAGTTAATAAGATTATTGATGAATGTGATGTCATCTTATTAGTTTTAGATGCAAGAGACCCTGAGATGACAAGAAACAGAGAGTTGGAGAAAAAAATTAAAGCCAAAGGGAAAAAACTAATTTATGTTTTAAATAAAGCTGATTTAGTTCCAAAAGATATTTTAGAAAGATGGAAAAAAATTTTTGGAGAAAATACAGTATTTGTATCTGCTAAAAGAAGATTAGGGACAAAAATTTTAAGAGAGATGATAAAAAAATCTTTAAAAGAAATGGGTAAAAAAGAAGGAAAAGTTGGAATTGTTGGTTATCCAAACGTTGGAAAATCCTCTATTATTAACGCATTAACCGGGAAGAGAAAGGCATTAACTGGAAGTGTAGCTGGTTTAACTAAAGGAGAGCAGTGGGTTAAACTAACAAAAAATATTAAGCTTATGGACACTCCTGGAGTTTTGGAGATGAGAGATGAAGATGATTTGGTTATAAGTGGAGCTTTGAGATTAGAAAAAGTAGAAAACCCTATCCCTCCAGCTCTAAAAATTTTGAGTAGGATAGATAATTTTGATAACTCAATAATAAAAGAATATTTTGGCGTTGATTATGAAAAAGTTGATGAGGAACTGTTAAAAAAGATTGGTAATAAAAGAGGGTATTTAACTAAAGGCGGAGAGGTAGATTTAATTAGAACAGCAAAAACAGTTATAAAAGAGTATCAAGATGGGAAACTCAACTACTACAAAGTAGATTTAAAGAAATATGGGCAAGATAGAGATAGAGATATCTCATTCATAACAAAACATTTGAAAGATTTCCCATTTATTGAAGATGCTAAAATGATTATAACTCATTTAAAAGATTTTGATGAATTATATAAAAAGATAAAAAAACCTGTCTTAGGTTTTGAAGAAATAGATGGAAATATAGTTGTTATATCTTTTGGGGAGAAAACAAGAGATGCTTGTAGAAAGAAAGTAGAAAATCTGTGTAAAGAGAAAGATATAGAGATTTTTTCGAAGTTTGGAGATAAAATTGGAGCTAACAATATCTATGTAGCTGTTGGTAAAGCTAAATAA
- a CDS encoding transcriptional regulator yields the protein MIPLVPTSKTEIDKLEHVLILGTLFRPEILELIKDPVEKVTWVDSLAIASGALAREKAGYTIREIADELGRTEQTIRKHLKGETKAGKLVRETYEMMKRGELNIEEVEKFLEAVVRKEELEKLSDIKKLEEEIEKLKKENEQLANKLEKVKEKLKELLSDLEE from the coding sequence ATGATACCATTAGTTCCAACATCTAAGACAGAAATAGACAAATTAGAGCATGTTTTAATATTGGGAACATTATTTAGACCTGAGATTTTAGAGTTAATAAAAGACCCTGTAGAGAAAGTTACATGGGTTGATTCTTTAGCTATTGCTTCAGGAGCTTTAGCAAGAGAGAAAGCTGGATATACAATAAGAGAAATTGCAGATGAATTAGGAAGAACTGAACAAACAATTAGAAAGCATTTAAAAGGAGAAACAAAAGCAGGAAAGCTTGTTAGAGAAACCTACGAGATGATGAAGAGAGGAGAATTAAATATTGAAGAGGTAGAGAAATTCTTAGAAGCTGTTGTTAGAAAAGAAGAGTTAGAAAAATTGTCAGATATTAAGAAGTTAGAAGAAGAAATTGAAAAACTTAAGAAAGAGAACGAACAGTTAGCTAACAAATTAGAAAAAGTTAAAGAGAAATTAAAAGAATTATTAAGTGATTTAGAAGAATAA
- a CDS encoding coenzyme F420-0:L-glutamate ligase, translating into MKAYPIKTKYIKRGENFIPTVVEAIKNSGIKLEDGDFVVLSEKMVSTAEGNFVDESKFKPGILAYFCYYWSKYLWGYVLGKLLKVKEDKIKNLRNMPKEETLKHKQTIIETVGLIYALKPYAEGGIDLTNVPGTYACPLPKNPKKWAEELYKEIKKELGVDVVVMVADTDATYRVLNFYVTALPYAINGILSGIGVFGFILGRLADVLKIGGFAGCTPLAIAGNEKHYKKYSIGELVRIAFICDRVHKTIKNINEVLEKYNIYIITEEILEKLEHTPVVIVKMKEQYLPPEQSKDKSNSSN; encoded by the coding sequence ATGAAAGCTTACCCTATTAAAACAAAATACATAAAAAGAGGGGAAAATTTTATTCCAACTGTTGTTGAAGCAATAAAAAATAGTGGAATTAAATTAGAGGATGGGGATTTTGTTGTATTAAGTGAAAAGATGGTTTCAACTGCTGAGGGAAATTTTGTTGATGAAAGTAAATTTAAACCAGGAATTTTAGCTTATTTTTGTTACTATTGGTCAAAATATCTTTGGGGATATGTTCTTGGAAAGTTGTTGAAAGTTAAAGAAGATAAAATAAAAAATTTAAGGAATATGCCAAAAGAAGAGACATTAAAGCATAAACAAACAATTATAGAAACTGTTGGGTTAATATATGCTTTAAAACCTTATGCTGAAGGTGGAATTGATTTAACAAATGTTCCCGGAACTTATGCCTGTCCTCTTCCAAAAAATCCAAAAAAATGGGCTGAAGAGCTATATAAAGAGATAAAAAAGGAATTGGGTGTTGATGTAGTTGTTATGGTTGCTGATACTGATGCCACCTATAGAGTTTTAAATTTTTATGTTACTGCTCTCCCCTATGCTATAAATGGAATATTAAGTGGAATTGGTGTTTTTGGTTTTATTCTTGGAAGATTAGCAGATGTTTTAAAGATTGGTGGATTTGCTGGATGTACACCATTAGCAATAGCTGGAAATGAAAAACATTACAAAAAATATTCAATTGGTGAGCTTGTTAGAATAGCTTTTATCTGTGATAGAGTGCATAAAACAATAAAAAACATTAATGAAGTTTTGGAAAAGTATAATATCTATATCATAACTGAAGAGATTTTAGAAAAATTGGAGCATACACCAGTAGTTATTGTGAAGATGAAAGAGCAGTATTTACCACCCGAGCAAAGCAAAGATAAATCCAATAGCTCCAATTAG
- a CDS encoding TIGR00703 family protein, producing MAVDAKEVEIINTLVFETLGNPEKEREFKLKSLKRWGFDLIFGKIDGKETYFTVELDERKAGDKFSKDGKEYEVIEVLEELPKNTELYAHIEMEMGRAYIVCQLRDEDEKNTEVLRVPAAALLLAFFKKNKLGNLIKAIKNVGISSELSMQNGVGGKPLSYDELPNVARRFIRSARKVEKETGFGRLSFAYYGETKDGEPRYWFSWLLPTIALFDLDIAKKANDTIGILKVSE from the coding sequence TTGGCAGTAGATGCAAAAGAAGTAGAAATAATAAATACTTTAGTTTTTGAAACATTGGGAAATCCAGAGAAAGAGAGGGAATTTAAGTTAAAATCATTGAAAAGATGGGGATTTGACTTAATATTTGGTAAAATAGATGGGAAGGAAACATACTTTACTGTTGAGTTGGATGAAAGAAAAGCTGGAGATAAGTTCTCAAAAGATGGAAAGGAATACGAAGTTATTGAAGTTCTCGAAGAATTACCAAAGAACACTGAATTATATGCACACATAGAGATGGAGATGGGAAGGGCATATATTGTCTGCCAATTAAGAGATGAAGATGAGAAAAATACAGAAGTTTTAAGAGTTCCAGCTGCTGCATTATTGTTAGCTTTCTTCAAAAAGAACAAATTAGGAAACTTAATTAAAGCCATAAAAAATGTTGGAATTAGCTCAGAACTTTCCATGCAAAATGGGGTTGGAGGAAAGCCACTATCTTATGATGAGCTTCCAAACGTTGCAAGAAGGTTTATAAGAAGTGCAAGAAAGGTTGAAAAAGAGACCGGATTTGGAAGGTTATCATTTGCTTACTATGGGGAAACAAAAGATGGTGAGCCAAGATATTGGTTTAGTTGGCTATTGCCAACAATTGCTTTATTTGACTTAGATATAGCTAAGAAAGCTAATGATACAATTGGAATTTTGAAGGTTTCTGAATAA
- a CDS encoding MTH1187 family thiamine-binding protein, whose product MRRVVAEVSIIPLGKGASVSKYVKKAIEVFKKYDLKVETNAMGTVLEGDLDEILKAFKEAHSTVLNDVDRVVSNLKIDERKDKENTIERKLKAIGEL is encoded by the coding sequence ATGAGAAGAGTGGTAGCTGAAGTCTCCATAATTCCTTTGGGAAAAGGAGCAAGTGTTTCAAAGTACGTTAAAAAAGCAATTGAAGTTTTTAAAAAATATGATTTAAAGGTTGAGACAAACGCTATGGGAACTGTGTTGGAAGGAGATTTAGATGAAATTTTAAAAGCTTTTAAAGAAGCTCACTCAACGGTTTTAAATGACGTTGATAGAGTTGTGAGTAATTTAAAAATTGATGAAAGGAAAGATAAAGAAAACACAATTGAAAGAAAATTGAAAGCGATTGGAGAGCTATAA
- the hisD gene encoding histidinol dehydrogenase: MIIKKIKELTKEEEEKIINRNKANFEEILPTVMEILKDVKEKGDEALKYYTKKFDGVEIEDFKVTEEEIEEAYNSVDYKIIEAIEKAKENIYFFHKKQMEQIKDLNVKNNGIILGQVVRAIEKVGCYVPGGRAFYPSTVLMTTIPAKVAGCREIYITSPPTKEGKGNPATLIAGDIVGVSAIYKVGGVQAIGALAYGTETIPKVDIIVGPGNIYVTTAKKIVYGEVAIDFLAGPSEVLIIADETADSEFVALDFIAQAEHDPNASCIITTTSEKKAEEIKNKIFDEIEKAERKEIILKALEYSAILIGDLEECIEFSNKYAPEHLEILTKNPEEVLNKIKHAGSVFLGEYSPVPVGDYASGTNHVLPTSQFARMSSGLNVETFLKKITFQKLDKESLKNIADIVITLAEAEGLFGHAEAVRRRLK, encoded by the coding sequence ATGATAATCAAAAAAATTAAGGAATTAACAAAAGAAGAGGAAGAAAAAATAATTAATAGGAATAAAGCTAACTTTGAGGAAATATTGCCAACAGTGATGGAGATTTTGAAAGACGTTAAAGAAAAGGGGGATGAAGCATTAAAATATTACACAAAAAAGTTTGATGGTGTAGAAATAGAAGATTTTAAAGTTACAGAAGAAGAAATAGAGGAGGCATATAACTCAGTAGATTACAAAATTATTGAGGCAATAGAAAAAGCTAAGGAAAACATTTATTTCTTCCACAAAAAGCAAATGGAGCAAATAAAAGATTTAAATGTTAAAAATAATGGAATAATTTTAGGACAAGTTGTTAGAGCAATAGAAAAAGTTGGATGCTATGTTCCTGGAGGAAGGGCTTTCTATCCTTCAACTGTTTTAATGACAACAATCCCTGCAAAAGTAGCTGGGTGTAGAGAGATATATATAACTTCCCCACCAACAAAAGAAGGGAAAGGAAATCCTGCCACATTAATAGCAGGAGATATTGTTGGAGTTTCAGCTATTTATAAAGTTGGAGGAGTTCAGGCTATAGGGGCTTTAGCTTATGGAACAGAAACAATTCCAAAGGTTGATATTATTGTAGGGCCTGGAAATATATATGTAACAACAGCCAAAAAAATAGTTTATGGAGAAGTTGCTATAGATTTCTTAGCAGGTCCTTCAGAGGTTTTAATTATTGCTGATGAAACAGCAGATTCAGAGTTTGTTGCTTTAGACTTTATTGCTCAAGCTGAACACGACCCTAATGCCTCTTGCATAATAACAACAACATCTGAAAAGAAAGCAGAGGAAATTAAAAATAAAATATTTGATGAGATAGAAAAAGCTGAAAGAAAAGAGATTATTTTAAAAGCCTTAGAATACTCTGCCATATTAATTGGTGATTTAGAAGAGTGTATTGAATTCTCAAATAAATACGCCCCAGAACATTTGGAAATATTAACCAAAAACCCAGAAGAAGTTTTAAATAAAATTAAACATGCTGGAAGTGTATTTTTAGGAGAGTATAGCCCAGTTCCTGTTGGAGATTATGCTTCTGGGACTAATCATGTTTTACCAACTTCACAATTTGCAAGAATGAGTTCTGGTTTGAATGTGGAGACATTTTTAAAGAAAATAACATTCCAAAAATTGGATAAAGAAAGCTTAAAAAATATTGCTGATATTGTTATAACATTAGCTGAAGCTGAAGGGTTGTTTGGACATGCTGAAGCCGTCAGAAGAAGACTAAAATAA
- a CDS encoding respiratory chain complex I subunit 1 family protein, protein MIDKIISIIGIPALAFAISTYIPGIQRKIEARIQQRIGPSILAPGFWAFFKFLFKETKTPDANLPKLYNLLPLLSIAVLWAILAITSITSFYILSNVIGIVGLLKLEEMMYVILGSLAFSIMGWRMPFIDECKGTPFIKTLKLSLEQLGAIRSFKMITIGSFPFYLAIFLPFIQKNSIFLKDIVGEPFLFSLAGIFGAICYFIGYVIMIKEYPFSITHTKADVIEGPTMELMAKYRALYLASKELLLITLGSLFATLYLGIAPDINNPITIIENFAIAIAFPILATFVRAFSPVLLFKQIYPVSFVATLIGAIGFIFALLGW, encoded by the coding sequence ATGATTGATAAAATTATTTCAATAATTGGAATCCCTGCATTGGCTTTTGCAATCTCAACCTATATTCCAGGAATTCAGAGAAAGATAGAAGCAAGAATACAACAAAGAATAGGACCAAGTATATTAGCCCCCGGATTTTGGGCATTTTTTAAGTTTCTATTTAAAGAGACAAAAACACCTGATGCTAACTTGCCAAAGTTATATAATTTATTGCCTTTGTTATCTATAGCTGTTTTATGGGCTATATTAGCTATAACATCAATAACATCTTTCTATATATTATCTAACGTTATTGGTATTGTTGGTTTGCTAAAATTGGAAGAGATGATGTATGTTATTCTTGGCTCTTTAGCATTTTCAATTATGGGTTGGAGGATGCCATTTATAGATGAGTGTAAGGGAACCCCATTTATAAAAACTTTAAAACTTTCATTGGAACAGTTAGGGGCTATAAGAAGCTTTAAAATGATAACCATTGGTTCATTTCCATTTTATTTGGCAATTTTCCTTCCATTTATTCAAAAAAATAGCATATTTTTAAAAGATATTGTTGGAGAGCCGTTTTTATTCTCATTAGCTGGAATATTTGGAGCTATATGCTATTTCATTGGCTATGTTATAATGATTAAAGAATATCCATTCTCAATAACTCACACAAAGGCGGATGTTATTGAAGGCCCTACAATGGAATTAATGGCTAAGTATAGGGCTTTATATTTAGCAAGTAAAGAGCTTTTATTAATAACCTTAGGAAGTTTATTTGCCACTCTATATTTAGGAATAGCCCCTGACATAAATAATCCAATAACAATCATTGAAAACTTTGCTATAGCTATAGCATTTCCAATATTAGCAACATTTGTTAGAGCATTTTCCCCAGTGCTTTTATTTAAACAAATATATCCTGTCTCATTTGTAGCAACACTAATTGGAGCTATTGGATTTATCTTTGCTTTGCTCGGGTGGTAA
- the ade gene encoding adenine deaminase, which produces MIVFKNARIIDVYTGEVVKGNVAFEKDKISFVDLNNEIDKIIEKTKKEVKVIDLKGKYLSPTFIDAHIHIESSHLIPSEFEKFVLKSGVSKVVIDPHEIANIAGKEGILFMLNDAKILDVYVMLPSCVPATNLETSGAEITAEDIEELILLDKVLGLGEVMNYPSVINEDEKMLKKIEVAKKYNKLIDGHCPKLRGYELNKYISHGIMSDHESVDEDEALEKLRLGLKLMVREGTASKNIYLLNICKKIKDFRNIMLVSDDVCVRDLDGHMLNILRKATNYVSPIEAIQMVTINPANYFGFDVGIKAGNEASFVIFEDLENFKVYDIVIKGRFLDDVLNELNKNKKRKIPEKLMNTLRYPYKNEGDFLIKGIDYKERDGFVRVIKPLKDSLITEELIFSVEEVKILLNENAINKIFVIERHKNTGNIGKGLIYNFLEEGVLASSYAHDSHNVIAIGNNEKDLALAVNKLKDIGGGFIAVKDGKIVECLPLSVGGIMGDDGKYVFEKINALYKKIENWSSFDNPFLSMSFFSLPVIPELKITDKGLVKNMQLVDLFI; this is translated from the coding sequence ATGATTGTCTTCAAAAATGCAAGGATTATTGATGTATATACTGGAGAAGTTGTTAAAGGGAATGTTGCATTTGAAAAAGATAAAATATCATTTGTAGATTTAAATAATGAAATTGATAAAATAATTGAAAAAACAAAAAAAGAAGTTAAAGTTATTGACTTAAAAGGTAAATATCTATCACCAACATTTATAGATGCTCATATCCATATAGAATCTTCCCATCTCATCCCATCAGAGTTTGAAAAATTTGTGTTAAAAAGTGGAGTTAGCAAAGTAGTTATAGACCCGCATGAAATAGCAAATATTGCTGGAAAAGAAGGAATTTTATTTATGTTGAATGATGCCAAAATTTTGGATGTTTATGTTATGCTTCCTTCTTGTGTTCCAGCTACAAACTTAGAGACGAGTGGGGCAGAAATTACAGCAGAAGATATTGAAGAACTCATCCTTTTAGATAAGGTTTTGGGTTTAGGAGAGGTTATGAACTATCCTTCAGTAATAAATGAAGATGAAAAGATGTTAAAAAAGATAGAAGTGGCTAAAAAATACAATAAATTAATAGATGGGCATTGTCCAAAGTTAAGGGGCTATGAGTTAAACAAATATATATCTCACGGAATTATGAGCGACCATGAGAGTGTTGATGAAGATGAAGCTTTAGAAAAGCTTAGGTTGGGATTAAAATTAATGGTTAGGGAAGGAACAGCATCAAAAAACATCTATTTGCTTAATATATGCAAAAAGATAAAAGATTTTAGAAATATAATGTTAGTTAGTGATGATGTCTGTGTTAGAGACTTAGACGGCCATATGCTAAATATTTTAAGGAAAGCCACCAACTACGTTTCCCCAATTGAAGCCATTCAAATGGTTACAATTAATCCAGCAAATTATTTTGGGTTTGATGTTGGAATTAAAGCTGGAAATGAGGCAAGTTTTGTAATTTTTGAAGATTTGGAGAATTTTAAAGTTTATGATATTGTTATAAAAGGAAGATTTTTAGATGATGTTTTAAATGAGCTAAATAAAAATAAAAAAAGAAAGATTCCTGAAAAGCTCATGAATACCTTAAGATACCCATATAAAAACGAAGGCGATTTTTTAATTAAAGGGATTGATTACAAAGAGAGAGATGGATTTGTTAGGGTAATAAAACCATTAAAAGATTCTTTAATAACTGAAGAACTAATATTTAGTGTTGAGGAAGTGAAAATATTACTAAATGAAAATGCAATAAATAAAATATTCGTTATAGAGAGACATAAAAATACTGGAAATATTGGAAAGGGTTTAATATACAACTTCTTAGAAGAGGGAGTTTTAGCGTCTTCCTATGCTCACGATTCCCATAATGTAATAGCCATAGGAAATAATGAGAAAGATTTGGCATTAGCTGTAAATAAATTAAAAGATATTGGTGGAGGATTTATAGCTGTTAAAGATGGAAAAATTGTTGAATGTCTTCCATTATCTGTTGGAGGGATAATGGGAGATGATGGAAAATATGTATTTGAGAAGATTAACGCTTTGTATAAAAAAATAGAAAATTGGAGTTCTTTTGATAATCCATTCTTGAGCATGAGCTTCTTTTCCCTTCCAGTAATTCCAGAGTTAAAAATAACTGATAAAGGTTTAGTTAAAAATATGCAGTTAGTTGATTTATTTATCTAA
- a CDS encoding DUF2085 domain-containing protein — translation MKKYYIIGLIIFSIFYLGLFLAPYSAYLGESSNFWNFVSFILYTIYSTICHQMPQRSYFIFEHKMAVCARCFGIYTGFLIGMFIYPFLKKLNDFKTPNKWYLIIALTPLVVDGTTQLIGLRESFNELRFVTGFIAGFVGVFYILPTFLEAIYKYNHKK, via the coding sequence ATGAAAAAATACTACATTATTGGGTTAATAATTTTTTCTATTTTTTATCTTGGTTTATTTTTAGCACCATACTCTGCTTACTTAGGGGAAAGTTCAAATTTTTGGAATTTTGTATCTTTTATACTCTACACAATATATTCAACAATATGTCATCAAATGCCGCAAAGAAGTTACTTTATTTTTGAACATAAAATGGCGGTTTGTGCAAGATGCTTTGGGATTTATACAGGCTTTTTAATTGGAATGTTTATTTACCCATTTTTAAAAAAATTAAACGACTTTAAAACTCCAAATAAATGGTATTTAATAATTGCATTAACACCGTTGGTAGTTGATGGTACTACCCAACTAATTGGATTGAGAGAGAGTTTTAATGAATTAAGGTTTGTAACTGGCTTTATTGCTGGATTTGTGGGAGTTTTTTATATTTTACCAACATTTTTAGAAGCAATATATAAATATAACCACAAAAAATAA
- a CDS encoding KaiC domain-containing protein, whose translation MKKVKTGIPGMDDILHGGIPERNVVLLSGGPGTGKSIFCQQFLYKGTVEYNEPSVLVALEEHPVQIRENMKQFGWDVRKLEEEGKFAIIDAFTYGIGSAAKREKYVVNDPNDERELIDVLKTAINDIGAKRIGIDSVTTLYINKPMMARRTVFLLKRVISGLGCTAIFTSQISVGERGFGGPGVEHAVDGIIRLDLDEINGELKRSLIVWKMRGTSHSLKRHPFDITDEGIIVYSDKVLKVR comes from the coding sequence ATGAAAAAAGTAAAAACTGGAATTCCTGGAATGGATGATATCCTACATGGTGGAATACCTGAAAGAAACGTTGTTCTATTATCTGGAGGTCCTGGAACTGGAAAATCTATATTCTGTCAGCAATTTTTATACAAAGGGACTGTTGAATACAATGAGCCAAGTGTTTTAGTAGCTTTAGAAGAACATCCAGTTCAAATTAGAGAGAATATGAAACAGTTTGGATGGGATGTTAGAAAGTTAGAAGAAGAAGGAAAATTTGCTATAATAGATGCCTTTACCTATGGTATTGGAAGTGCTGCAAAAAGAGAGAAGTATGTTGTAAATGACCCAAATGATGAAAGAGAGTTGATAGATGTCTTAAAAACTGCTATAAATGATATTGGAGCTAAGAGAATAGGGATTGATTCAGTAACCACCTTATATATAAATAAGCCAATGATGGCAAGGAGGACAGTATTTTTATTAAAGAGAGTTATCTCTGGTTTAGGATGCACAGCTATATTCACTTCTCAAATATCTGTTGGGGAGAGGGGTTTTGGAGGGCCAGGAGTTGAGCATGCAGTAGATGGGATTATAAGATTAGATTTGGATGAAATTAATGGAGAGTTAAAGAGGAGCTTAATTGTCTGGAAGATGAGAGGAACAAGCCATTCACTGAAGAGACATCCATTTGATATAACTGATGAAGGAATCATTGTATATTCAGATAAAGTATTGAAAGTTAGATAA
- a CDS encoding NADH-quinone oxidoreductase subunit B family protein, whose protein sequence is MIKKMARKKCIHVMLVYTGGCNACDIEVVNAVFSPFYDAEQYNVFLTFNPREADILVVTGCVTKVVAESLRKIYEKIPEPKAVVAVGACALMGGVYKNIGGDLGTSDFVAGPVENIIPVDVKVPGCAPRPEDIIAGIVKALPKVIEGK, encoded by the coding sequence ATGATTAAAAAAATGGCAAGGAAGAAGTGCATTCATGTTATGCTTGTTTATACTGGTGGATGTAACGCATGCGATATCGAAGTTGTTAATGCTGTGTTTTCACCTTTTTATGATGCTGAACAGTATAATGTTTTTTTAACATTTAATCCAAGAGAAGCTGATATTTTAGTTGTTACTGGCTGTGTTACCAAGGTCGTTGCTGAATCTTTAAGAAAAATTTATGAAAAGATTCCAGAGCCAAAAGCAGTTGTTGCTGTAGGGGCTTGTGCATTAATGGGGGGAGTTTATAAAAACATTGGAGGAGATTTAGGAACTTCAGATTTTGTAGCTGGGCCTGTTGAAAATATAATTCCAGTTGATGTTAAAGTACCTGGCTGTGCCCCAAGACCTGAAGATATTATAGCTGGGATAGTTAAAGCTCTACCAAAGGTTATTGAAGGAAAATAA
- a CDS encoding DUF5612 domain-containing protein, with protein MEIGISIEAENKVGVLHKLTGILSELGGNITYTQQFIKNDGETGFIYMEVEGIKDIDELKRRMESCEYVKSFEIHSSLKKIYGKRVIIIGGGAQVAEVARGAISEADRHNIRGERISVDTLPIVGEDNLYEAVKAVATLPRVGILVLAGSLMGGKITEAVKELKEKTGIPVISLKMFGSVPKVADLVVGDPLQAGVLAVMAIAETAKFDINKVKGRVL; from the coding sequence ATGGAAATTGGGATAAGTATAGAAGCAGAAAACAAAGTTGGAGTTTTACACAAACTTACGGGAATTCTTTCTGAGTTAGGGGGGAATATAACTTATACTCAACAATTTATTAAAAATGATGGTGAAACTGGCTTTATTTATATGGAAGTTGAAGGTATTAAAGATATAGATGAACTAAAGAGAAGAATGGAAAGTTGTGAGTATGTAAAGAGCTTTGAAATTCATAGCTCATTAAAAAAGATTTATGGTAAGAGGGTTATTATTATTGGCGGAGGAGCTCAAGTGGCTGAAGTTGCAAGAGGAGCCATAAGTGAAGCAGACAGGCATAATATAAGGGGAGAGAGGATTAGTGTCGATACTCTCCCAATAGTTGGTGAAGACAATTTATATGAGGCAGTTAAGGCGGTGGCAACTCTACCAAGAGTGGGAATTTTGGTTTTAGCTGGCTCTTTAATGGGAGGGAAGATAACTGAAGCAGTTAAAGAGTTAAAGGAAAAGACAGGCATTCCAGTAATAAGCTTAAAGATGTTTGGTTCTGTCCCTAAGGTTGCTGATTTAGTTGTTGGAGACCCTCTACAAGCAGGAGTTTTGGCAGTTATGGCAATTGCTGAAACAGCAAAATTTGACATAAATAAGGTTAAAGGGAGAGTTTTATGA